In Lewinellaceae bacterium, a single window of DNA contains:
- a CDS encoding class I SAM-dependent methyltransferase, translating into MEKQLVKNFWEKASCGEDLYLKGFSQVDYNNQATYRYTLEPEILDFANFQEFRGKKTLEIGVGLGADHQKLAEAGADLFGIDLTERAINHTQRRLDLLGLKSTLQIGDAENLPFEDNFFDAVYSWGVLHHSPDTSKAIHEAYRVLKPGGSAKIMIYHKNSMVGFMLWMRFGLLRFKPFISWDTLYENFLESPGTKAYTRKEASLLFKDFQILNLDTPLNHADLLNSDVGQRHRGIFLRIAKKLWPRPLIKTFFPKNGIEMLIHCMKPF; encoded by the coding sequence ATAGAAAAACAATTAGTAAAGAATTTTTGGGAAAAGGCCTCCTGTGGAGAAGATTTATATTTAAAAGGCTTTTCTCAGGTAGATTACAATAATCAAGCAACTTATAGATACACTTTAGAACCGGAAATTCTAGATTTTGCAAATTTTCAGGAATTTCGTGGCAAAAAGACTCTGGAAATCGGAGTGGGACTGGGAGCAGACCATCAAAAACTTGCTGAAGCAGGGGCTGATTTATTTGGTATTGATTTAACAGAAAGGGCAATTAACCATACCCAAAGAAGGCTCGATTTGCTCGGATTAAAATCAACTTTACAAATTGGGGATGCTGAAAACCTGCCGTTCGAAGATAATTTTTTTGATGCTGTATATTCATGGGGAGTTTTGCATCATTCCCCTGATACATCAAAGGCAATTCACGAAGCATACAGAGTCCTTAAACCAGGTGGATCTGCCAAGATCATGATCTATCATAAAAACAGCATGGTTGGATTTATGCTTTGGATGAGGTTCGGACTTCTTCGATTTAAACCATTTATATCCTGGGATACACTTTATGAAAATTTCCTCGAAAGCCCTGGAACCAAAGCCTATACGAGAAAGGAAGCAAGTCTCTTATTTAAAGATTTTCAAATTTTGAACCTCGATACTCCTCTTAATCACGCAGACCTTCTTAATTCTGATGTTGGGCAAAGGCATAGAGGAATATTCTTAAGGATAGCAAAAAAGTTGTGGCCCCGGCCTCTTATCAAGACTTTTTTCCCAAAAAATGGAATCGAAATGTTAATCCATTGCATGAAACCTTTTTGA
- the asnB gene encoding asparagine synthase (glutamine-hydrolyzing) → MCGIFGCYAPNIKISADKAVQSIAHRGPDDAGFLEANGLTLGHRRLSILDLSPNGHQPMLSEDGRFAIVYNGEIYNHWDIRTALEGKYDFRSTSDTETLLYGFIEYGEAVLNKLNGIFAFAIFDRKTNRLFIARDQMGIKPLYYYWDGATFAFCSEIKGLIQLEQVDRSLRPEAFVNYLHFLWSPGEMTPLKYVQKLLPGHYLDLQLEELPAKLAPTRYYDIPFNGNYSAQSEAALTDELEERLLRAVGRQLLSDVPVGFFLSGGLDSSLLVAMAKKLHPEQRWQCFTIDTSGMEEAEGFVSDLHYARKVASHLDVQLEVVDAWPDIPEFFDAMVWHLDEPQADPAPLNVLKICERAQEMGYKVLIGGAAGDDLFSGYRRHQALRWEPLLNSIPAGLAGLLSRLLAPLGSAQPTVRRVRKLLKGAGQTPDQRLLSYFSWLDTDRIKSLFADSLQLNGYDPDAYLRQLLETVNEEPSSLNRLLYLELRSFLVDHNLNYTDKLSMATSVEVRVPYLDMELVEFSTRIPPGLKLKGNTTKYLLRKVAERYLPREVIYRPKAGFGAPVRQWITKEMRHFVAERLSQERLKNTAIFNPEAVEQLIRDNEDGRIDASYSIWALMAIVSWHDQFIKKAAYSQY, encoded by the coding sequence ATGTGCGGCATATTCGGCTGCTACGCCCCTAATATAAAAATCTCCGCGGACAAAGCCGTCCAATCCATTGCCCACCGGGGGCCAGACGACGCCGGCTTCCTGGAAGCCAACGGGCTGACCCTGGGCCACCGCCGCCTGTCCATCCTCGACCTGTCGCCCAACGGGCATCAGCCCATGCTTTCCGAAGACGGGCGATTCGCTATTGTCTACAACGGGGAGATTTACAATCACTGGGATATACGCACAGCGCTGGAGGGAAAATATGACTTCCGGTCTACTTCCGATACCGAGACCCTGCTCTATGGGTTCATCGAATACGGAGAGGCCGTGCTGAACAAGCTGAACGGCATTTTCGCCTTCGCCATCTTCGACCGGAAAACCAACCGGCTTTTTATCGCCCGCGACCAAATGGGCATCAAGCCGTTGTATTACTACTGGGATGGCGCCACCTTTGCCTTTTGCTCCGAGATCAAAGGCCTCATACAACTGGAGCAGGTGGACAGGTCGCTGCGGCCGGAAGCCTTCGTCAACTACCTGCACTTCCTCTGGTCGCCGGGGGAGATGACGCCCCTGAAGTATGTGCAAAAGTTGCTGCCGGGGCATTATCTTGACCTGCAACTGGAAGAACTGCCGGCAAAGCTGGCGCCCACCCGTTATTACGACATCCCCTTCAACGGCAACTACAGCGCCCAATCTGAGGCTGCGCTCACCGACGAACTGGAAGAGCGCCTGCTCCGGGCGGTCGGGCGGCAATTGCTTTCCGATGTGCCCGTCGGCTTTTTCCTCTCCGGCGGGCTGGATTCCAGCCTGCTGGTTGCCATGGCCAAAAAGCTGCATCCGGAACAGCGGTGGCAGTGCTTCACCATCGACACCAGCGGCATGGAGGAAGCCGAGGGCTTCGTAAGCGACCTGCACTACGCCCGCAAGGTCGCCAGTCATCTGGATGTCCAACTGGAAGTAGTCGATGCCTGGCCCGACATTCCGGAATTTTTTGATGCCATGGTCTGGCACCTCGATGAGCCGCAGGCCGACCCGGCGCCCCTGAATGTGCTGAAAATCTGCGAACGCGCCCAGGAAATGGGGTACAAAGTGCTCATTGGCGGGGCAGCCGGCGATGATCTTTTTTCGGGCTACCGCCGCCACCAGGCGCTGCGCTGGGAGCCTTTGCTGAACAGCATCCCAGCCGGGCTGGCCGGCCTGCTCTCCCGCCTGCTGGCGCCGCTGGGCAGCGCCCAGCCTACCGTCCGCCGCGTCCGGAAGCTGCTAAAAGGGGCGGGGCAGACTCCGGATCAACGCCTGCTGTCCTACTTCTCCTGGCTGGACACGGACCGCATCAAAAGCCTCTTTGCCGACAGCCTCCAGCTGAACGGCTACGACCCTGACGCCTACCTCCGGCAACTGCTGGAAACCGTAAATGAAGAACCCAGCTCCCTCAACCGCCTCCTCTACCTCGAGCTGCGGTCCTTCCTGGTCGACCACAACCTCAATTATACGGACAAACTCTCCATGGCTACTTCCGTAGAAGTGCGGGTACCGTACCTGGATATGGAGTTGGTGGAATTTTCCACCCGCATCCCGCCCGGCTTAAAACTCAAAGGCAACACTACCAAATACCTGCTTCGCAAGGTGGCGGAGCGCTACCTGCCGCGGGAGGTGATCTATCGCCCCAAGGCGGGCTTCGGGGCGCCGGTGCGGCAGTGGATTACAAAAGAAATGCGTCATTTCGTTGCTGAACGGCTTTCTCAAGAGCGATTAAAAAATACAGCAATCTTCAATCCTGAGGCAGTAGAGCAACTTATTCGGGATAATGAGGACGGAAGAATAGACGCTTCCTATTCTATTTGGGCACTTATGGCCATTGTTTCCTGGCACGACCAATTCATTAAAAAAGCCGCTTATTCCCAATATTAA
- a CDS encoding GxxExxY protein, producing the protein MSDLIYKEEAYKIIGACMEVYNTLGPGFLESVYQEALAIELEERGIPFVQESAIAIRYKGRELRKKFYADFLCYEDIIVELKAQDALLPNHEAQVLNYLKGTEKPLGLLVNFGGSSFQYKRFANTRG; encoded by the coding sequence ATGTCAGACCTCATCTACAAAGAAGAAGCCTACAAGATTATCGGAGCCTGTATGGAGGTGTACAACACCCTGGGGCCAGGTTTTCTGGAATCGGTGTATCAGGAAGCGCTGGCAATAGAACTGGAAGAGCGGGGTATCCCATTTGTCCAGGAATCGGCGATTGCCATTCGTTATAAAGGCCGGGAGTTGCGCAAGAAGTTTTATGCCGATTTCCTTTGTTATGAAGACATCATTGTGGAGTTGAAGGCACAGGATGCCCTGCTCCCGAATCACGAGGCGCAGGTGCTGAACTACCTGAAGGGGACGGAGAAACCGCTGGGGTTGCTGGTTAATTTCGGGGGTAGTTCTTTTCAGTATAAGCGCTTTGCGAATACGAGGGGGTAA